The proteins below come from a single Aegilops tauschii subsp. strangulata cultivar AL8/78 chromosome 6, Aet v6.0, whole genome shotgun sequence genomic window:
- the LOC141025561 gene encoding uncharacterized protein, whose amino-acid sequence MQSNLPTFKTAPGAQAKLTKRAKKTRSAGVPDLPELEVTAQEPPAASAPEATTPMDTAPEASAPTTKTTTEAAVNPEASGSAPPADDPDVVITRTEFVEPGRPTVLAKCSAKGELLQPHRVNLDLSGYTDLSIGELVSGYISQVHKSRDAEVAMVNQIQQKSEAVGKKLEADLADL is encoded by the exons atgcagtcaaatctgccgaccttcaagactgcgcccgg tgcccaggcaaagctcaccaaaagagcaaagaaaaccaggtcagccggagtgccggacttacCTGAACTAGAAgtgacggctcaagagccgccagctgcctccgctcccgaagccaccactccaatggacacggcacctgaggcctctgccccgactaccaagacaacgaccgaagctgcggttaacccggaggcctccggctcagctccaccagcagacgacccggacgtggtaatcacccggacggagttcgttgagcccgggagaccgaccgtgttggccaaatgctccgcgaagggggagttgctgcagccccaccgggtgaacctggacctctccggctacaccgacttgagtattggagagctcgtctctggctacatcagccaagtacacaagagccgggacgccgaggtcgccatggtcaaccagatccaacaaaaatctgag gctgttggcaagaaactagaggcggaccttgcggatctctaG